The Nostoc cf. commune SO-36 genomic sequence GGACAACCTGCGATCGCAATTCCTGTAGGCTTTGATAGTAATGGTTTACCCATGAGTGTGCAGCTAATTGGTAAACCTGCGGCTGAAGCGACACTCATCAGCCTAGCAGCACAATTAGAAGCGGCTAACCCTTGGATTCATCATCGTCCAGCCTTTGCAATATCGGGCTAATCATGCAGGCATCCCTGGAACAACTTTCGCAAATTATTGTGTTTGCAGGTTTAGAAACAGCAGAGAAGATAAGTTTGCAATCTGACACTCAGGTGCAACGCCATAGTAAAGGAGAGATTATTCTCCATGAAGGCGATCGCTTACCAGCAAAACTCTATGCTGTTGTCAGTGGAGCAATTCAAGTTACCAAAACAGCAACAACTGGTAAAGAAACGATTCTCCGCGCCTTAGCTGCTGGAGAAATTTTTGCGGCTCCTGCTTTGTTAGGAAATGGGATTTCTCCGGCAACTGTCACTGCTGAATCTGATTGTGAAGTTCTTACCGTAGAGCGAGATGCTTTATTAAAAGCTATTGGCGAAAATCCGGAAATCGCATTACGAATGCTGATGGTTTTTAATAGTCGGATTCAGCAATTACATGAAACAGTTCATGGATTAGTTTCTGAAAGAGCTATTGTTCGCCTTGCCAGATTAATTCAATATTTTTATGCTGAATCTGGAACTGAATCTACTCCAAAAGGTGAGTGTTTAAAAGTTAAATTATCTTATTATCGTATGGCTCGGAGTAGCGGCATTACTTACGAAGAATGTGTACGGTTAATTAAAAGTCTTAAAACAGTAATTGCCTATAGCCGTGGTGGGACAATTATGATACTTAATGCTAATAAATTAGATGCGATCGCCTCTGGAGATATAGATTTGTAGGGGCACACAGTTAGTTATGCATCCCTACTTAATTTTATCCAATTGAGAACCGCTACAGAACGCGGGATGTAGCAATCAATTCAGACTGCTACAGCAACTCTATCTTGTTCGCGTGCAGCGACAACTAAAACTAAACATAGAGCCGCGATCGCTTTTTGCCATTCTTGCCGAACTTGCGCGTCCTTAACACCTTCAAACATCTCTACCAAGCGAGGAACAGAAGCTTCTAAAGCCAAACGAGGTACTGGACGATGTAACTCAACTAAATGAGTTAGACTTTCTTGATTATGGAGGAAACCAATTACCCATGTTGTGGTGTGATCGGGACTATCAGGAACCCGCTTAACTCCCAATTCATTTTTTAGCCAGTTGTAAAAAGGTGGTAATCCTTAGCTAAAAACTCCTCCTGCTGTAAGTAAAGTTTCCTTAAGCAAATTGGTATCTAAGCTGTGTAATTCTTGTTGTAATTCAGGTGAATTGAGAACTTTAGTTAGAGGTTGTGATAATATTTTTTCCACCGAATTTCTGAAAAACTTAAATTTTCGGCAAAAGTTAAAAGTAGCGATCGCATTTTTTCAGACTCCATAAATAACTAATTATTTTCTGCAACTTTCTCGGAGAGGATGAGCAGAAATGTCAGGTTTTCTTCTGCTTTTAAGGCATGAGGTGCATTAGCAGGCATAAAGACAAAAACACC encodes the following:
- a CDS encoding Crp/Fnr family transcriptional regulator, which gives rise to MQASLEQLSQIIVFAGLETAEKISLQSDTQVQRHSKGEIILHEGDRLPAKLYAVVSGAIQVTKTATTGKETILRALAAGEIFAAPALLGNGISPATVTAESDCEVLTVERDALLKAIGENPEIALRMLMVFNSRIQQLHETVHGLVSERAIVRLARLIQYFYAESGTESTPKGECLKVKLSYYRMARSSGITYEECVRLIKSLKTVIAYSRGGTIMILNANKLDAIASGDIDL